A window of Pan paniscus chromosome 10, NHGRI_mPanPan1-v2.0_pri, whole genome shotgun sequence contains these coding sequences:
- the LOC103785405 gene encoding cuticle collagen 2C-like, which produces MSRPGLRGLRGSAGAVPSAPAQCARPRPPGVPQSAEGCPGLGSRGAAGIPRSEGAAPPRGAVRGAGGAGGRRGRRGRAALGVCAGSCPARPAATAPVQSDAASAQLICIRGPRTAPPRLPRPSRPPPGTAPRACPAPPPRPPPGTPGQQVRGAGDGGRGARGSLGQGHAGAGSGGGAGADPSSPGPARRPGPPTASKVRIDPKLDPRAAGPPGMPGQGGVAGREWGRGRPGQDPGQGHSGSLLPTPPQAELPASLPLPRPGLRTGEAESRDMGGGGAWDAAGPPGTAGGPGATRREKAPSLSQARRMFIPGNPEDQNQAGPGTGTEAAVCGAFTVDMYHLF; this is translated from the exons ATGAGCCGCCCGGGGCTGCGGGGGCTGCGGGGCTCGGCCGGAGCTGTCCCTTCAGCACCAGCTCAGTGCGCCCGGCCACGGCCGCCGGGGGTCCCCCAGAGCGCAGAGGGCTGCCCGGGGCTGGGGTCGCGGGGCGCGGCCGGCATCCCCCGCTCAGAGGGCGCGGCCCCGCCCCGGGGAGCGGTGAGGGGGGCCGGGGGCGCCGGGGGGCGGCGGGGAAGGCGCGGGCGGGCGGCGCTCGGTGTCTGTGCCGGCTCCTGTCCTGCCCGCCCCGCAGCCACCGCGCCGGTGCAGAGTGACGCGGCCTCAGCTCAGCTCATCTGCATCCGCGGCCCCAGGaccgccccgccccgcctcccCCGCCCCTCAAGGCCGCCCCCCGGGACCGCCCCGCGCGCCTGCCCCGCCCCCCCACCGCGCCCCCCTCCGGGGACCCCAGGACAGCAGGTCCGGGGGGCGGGGGACGGGGGGCGGGGCGCGCGGGGTAGCCTGGGCCAAGGGCACGCGGGCGCGGGGAGCGGGGGCGGGGCAGGCGCGGACCCTTCCTCCCCAGGACCCGCCAGACGCCCGGGGCCCCCAACGGCCAGCAAGGTCCGAATCGACCCCAAGCTTGACCCGAGAGCAGCGGGGCCTCCGGGAATGCCTGGCCAGGGCGGTGTCGCCGGGCGTGAATGGGGGAGGGGGCGGCCGGGGCAGGACCCGGGTCAGGGCCACTCTGGTAGTCTCCTGCCCACCCCTCCCCAAGCCGAGCTCccggcctccctccctctcccccgtCCAGGGCTGAGGACTGGGGAAGCTGAGTCCCGGGacatggggggggggggggcttgGGATGCAGCCGGACCTCCGGGAACAGCAGGGGGCCCTGGAGCCACCAGGAGGGAGAAGGCCCCGTCCCTGAGCCAGGCTCGCAG gaTGTTTATCCCAGGAAATCCAGAGGATCAGAACCAGGCAGGACCCGGCACTGGGACGGAGGCAGCTGTCTGCGGGGCGTTTACAGTAGATATGTATCACCTGTTCTGA